The DNA sequence TTTCCCTTTTGGTCCTCCTTTTTGATCAGGGAAACCATCCGTAGAAATGTAAAAAGTATCTCCAGGTTGCGTTAAGATTTCGTGTTGCTGAAAGAGCGTTTCTCCATTACTACCTAATTGAAATTTCTGACCTTTATATTCGGTTAAACTCCCATTTCTTACATGATAAATGGGGATATGTACACCAGCATAAGTAACTTTTTGATCTTCCACCAAACAAATAGCGAGGTCTAATCCATGTTTAGAAGCATTACCGTCTTTATTATTCAA is a window from the Flavobacteriales bacterium genome containing:
- a CDS encoding serine/threonine-protein phosphatase codes for the protein LNNKDGNASKHGLDLAICLVEDQKVTYAGVHIPIYHVRNGSLTEYKGQKFQLGSNGETLFQQHEILTQPGDTFYISTDGFPDQKGGPKGKKYFYPTLRKKLLSIVHLELEEQRQDLNDEFVNWKGQQEQLDDVSILGFKI